One window of the Candidatus Woesearchaeota archaeon genome contains the following:
- a CDS encoding type II secretion system F family protein — translation MNKERIYRIVASCWPSKMQHYIAQQLLFAAQAQSWISWLGSSTILSLLVFSMALLFPLAYVGSFDTRFIFLGLFLGGLTFGILLLYLRYAVDHRTKDVEAALPDALQLMAANLHAGMTPFQALQLSARKEFGPLSHEIHHATKRAFGTASFDNALLQIAQRVPSETLERSMKLFARAMRSGGHLAPLLEELGKDIGETRSLKREFVTQTKTYALFILFTVLLGAPILFAVSIQFLGIVTAMQQQVNMNNTFGIGFLSGDVAISVGFVQTVSIVMLLLTGILASVLIGVIRDGTLRSGLRYSPFMMSGSLLVFFIAKTVIGNLL, via the coding sequence ATGAACAAAGAGAGAATCTATAGGATCGTTGCAAGCTGCTGGCCATCGAAGATGCAGCATTATATTGCGCAGCAACTTCTCTTTGCTGCTCAAGCTCAATCATGGATTTCCTGGTTAGGATCATCAACTATTCTTTCACTTCTTGTCTTTTCGATGGCACTTCTCTTTCCCTTAGCTTATGTTGGCTCTTTTGATACCCGTTTTATTTTTCTTGGTCTTTTTTTAGGGGGATTAACCTTTGGCATTCTTTTGTTGTATCTGCGGTATGCGGTTGATCATCGTACTAAAGACGTTGAAGCTGCTCTTCCCGATGCACTCCAGCTTATGGCTGCAAATCTCCACGCAGGTATGACTCCCTTTCAGGCATTGCAACTTTCTGCGCGAAAAGAATTTGGTCCCTTGAGTCATGAAATTCACCATGCAACGAAACGTGCATTTGGCACTGCCTCATTTGATAATGCACTCCTTCAGATAGCTCAGCGTGTTCCTTCAGAGACTCTTGAGCGCTCAATGAAACTCTTTGCAAGAGCCATGCGTTCAGGAGGTCATCTTGCTCCTCTCTTGGAAGAGCTTGGTAAGGATATCGGAGAAACTCGCTCCTTGAAGCGTGAATTTGTTACCCAAACAAAGACCTATGCACTGTTTATCCTTTTTACTGTTCTTCTTGGCGCGCCTATTCTCTTTGCCGTCAGTATTCAATTTCTGGGCATTGTCACGGCTATGCAACAGCAAGTAAATATGAACAACACCTTTGGGATTGGTTTTCTTAGCGGTGATGTAGCCATTAGCGTTGGTTTTGTGCAAACCGTTTCTATTGTTATGCTTTTACTTACCGGGATCTTGGCAAGTGTCTTGATCGGTGTTATTCGCGATGGAACCTTGAGAAGTGGCTTACGGTACAGCCCTTTTATGATGAGTGGCTCTTTACTTGTTTTCTTTATTGCTAAAACGGTTATTGGTAATCTGCTCTAA
- a CDS encoding class I SAM-dependent methyltransferase, which translates to MHERVDPYYDKHIMALSRYAHLRRYRHVLSYTKSDSVVLDAGCGSGYGSSMLAERALEVTGIDSSAEAITHAQERYAHPKVTYVHGDIEDPSVYPDQVFTIISLFEVLEHVAHPDKVLRLFREHIHEQGMLFLSVPNGKNLVDHNESHEHTYTKEDLEALIDDSGFQVEQILGQYPLIGFMTGMLEKVRHAQCSTDMRWGLLSRGINHVPFSVRLFSGIYNGDFALATSRTLYVVATPKYINRATV; encoded by the coding sequence ATGCATGAACGTGTTGATCCTTATTATGATAAGCATATCATGGCATTATCACGATACGCTCATCTACGGCGTTATCGTCATGTTTTGAGCTATACAAAAAGCGATTCTGTTGTTTTAGATGCTGGATGTGGTTCAGGATATGGTTCATCTATGTTGGCTGAAAGGGCATTAGAAGTAACCGGTATAGACTCGTCTGCTGAAGCGATAACTCATGCACAAGAAAGGTATGCTCATCCAAAAGTAACTTATGTTCACGGAGATATTGAAGACCCTTCGGTTTATCCTGACCAAGTTTTTACTATTATCTCGTTATTTGAAGTGCTTGAACATGTAGCTCATCCTGATAAGGTGCTGAGACTATTCCGAGAACATATCCATGAACAAGGGATGTTATTTTTATCGGTCCCCAATGGAAAGAACCTTGTAGATCATAATGAATCACATGAACATACCTATACCAAAGAAGACCTTGAAGCTCTTATCGATGACAGTGGATTTCAGGTTGAGCAAATACTCGGGCAATATCCCCTTATTGGTTTTATGACAGGAATGCTCGAAAAAGTACGGCATGCACAGTGCAGTACTGACATGAGATGGGGCTTATTATCACGGGGGATAAATCATGTTCCGTTTTCAGTTAGGCTATTTTCAGGGATTTATAATGGAGATTTCGCTCTGGCAACATCACGGACATTGTATGTTGTCGCAACACCAAAATATATAAATAGAGCTACCGTGTAG
- a CDS encoding DMT family transporter yields MDVSGAVLFGIIAMVAYGLGDAIAKKPIQQIGVQQTIFVRGMVISLIYIIALLVYPFEMSFHWSSFLLSIFLAILGYLPLITFYKAIEMENIGIVSTIAHASVIITILLSLVVYKEKLTTITLIALGLLCCGILLISTHHTKQVNNGNNAKKYPGTFTYSKGIFFAAITALLWGVIWFLMRIPTQLQGAMLTSFILEGGITLCSFFYLLKKQQLTLKIPGSLWRTLFIVGLLASIGTLTLMLGVRYFPTSVVVAIAFANPLVAALYGRVVYKEKLNLVQYAAILLIVSSIVVISLF; encoded by the coding sequence ATGGACGTTTCAGGTGCAGTTCTCTTTGGGATTATCGCGATGGTTGCGTATGGATTAGGTGATGCCATTGCCAAAAAACCAATTCAACAGATCGGGGTCCAACAGACCATTTTTGTCAGAGGAATGGTGATTAGTCTTATCTATATCATTGCACTTTTGGTCTATCCCTTTGAAATGAGCTTTCATTGGTCATCATTCCTGTTGAGTATTTTTCTTGCCATCCTTGGTTATCTTCCTCTCATCACATTCTACAAAGCAATAGAAATGGAGAACATAGGTATTGTCAGCACCATTGCTCATGCATCAGTCATTATAACCATCCTTCTTTCCTTAGTTGTCTACAAAGAAAAGTTAACAACCATAACGCTTATTGCCCTTGGTCTACTTTGTTGTGGTATTTTGCTGATCTCTACTCATCACACAAAACAGGTAAACAATGGAAACAACGCAAAAAAATATCCAGGAACGTTTACCTATTCCAAAGGTATTTTTTTTGCAGCCATTACGGCATTACTTTGGGGGGTGATCTGGTTCCTTATGCGAATTCCCACACAACTTCAAGGAGCCATGCTTACTTCTTTTATTCTGGAAGGTGGCATAACTCTTTGCAGTTTTTTTTATCTTCTCAAAAAACAACAACTTACGTTAAAAATACCCGGTTCATTGTGGCGAACGCTCTTTATTGTTGGCTTATTAGCTTCCATAGGAACATTAACACTGATGCTTGGCGTTAGATATTTTCCAACCAGCGTTGTTGTCGCAATTGCCTTTGCAAATCCTTTAGTAGCTGCTCTCTATGGAAGAGTTGTTTACAAAGAAAAACTAAATCTGGTCCAGTATGCAGCTATTCTGTTAATTGTCTCCAGTATTGTGGTCATTTCTCTGTTTTAG
- a CDS encoding type II secretion system F family protein — protein METKKPPLWILPESVSKTLGKPWKGFGYVLAKRFPQIEQWLSKTPLSVNAPTYILFSLCNALFIFFCSFAIFFFLRYYQLHQSVIASVVIAFLVALFFSFLVLVVLFYYPKILAGKKAEQIDKSLTFALKDLLLQIHAGVPLYDALVNIAKAKYGLVSEEFARVVKSINSGKSIAEALEDLALTSESEFLRRTIWQLVNTMKAGASLQGALHSVIDGLTSNQRSSIKSYAQELNLWSLLYLLFAVAVPTIGTTLLIILSSFAGFGVTPVFFLMFIGLTFVIQIILIGFVKTRRPIITW, from the coding sequence ATGGAAACCAAAAAACCACCCTTGTGGATTCTTCCTGAATCCGTGAGTAAAACACTAGGTAAACCATGGAAAGGGTTTGGCTATGTACTTGCAAAGAGATTTCCTCAGATTGAGCAATGGCTAAGCAAAACTCCATTGAGTGTTAATGCACCAACCTATATTCTTTTCTCCCTATGCAATGCGCTTTTCATATTTTTCTGTTCCTTTGCTATTTTCTTTTTCTTACGTTACTATCAACTTCATCAATCCGTTATTGCTTCGGTAGTTATTGCCTTTCTCGTTGCGTTGTTTTTTTCTTTTCTTGTTCTTGTTGTGCTCTTTTATTATCCAAAAATCCTGGCAGGTAAAAAAGCCGAGCAAATCGATAAGAGCCTTACCTTTGCTCTAAAAGATCTCTTACTGCAGATCCATGCAGGAGTGCCTTTATATGATGCGTTGGTAAATATCGCAAAAGCAAAGTATGGGTTGGTATCAGAAGAATTTGCTCGTGTTGTAAAGTCAATTAATAGCGGCAAATCAATTGCAGAGGCACTTGAAGACTTGGCATTAACAAGCGAATCCGAGTTTTTACGAAGAACCATTTGGCAGTTAGTTAATACCATGAAAGCAGGTGCAAGCTTACAAGGCGCATTACATAGTGTTATTGATGGGCTCACGAGCAATCAACGATCAAGCATTAAAAGTTATGCTCAAGAATTGAACCTCTGGAGCTTGTTGTATCTTCTATTTGCTGTTGCTGTTCCTACTATCGGAACAACACTTTTAATTATTCTTTCGTCATTTGCAGGATTCGGTGTTACTCCCGTATTTTTCCTTATGTTTATTGGCCTAACCTTTGTTATTCAAATAATCCTTATTGGATTCGTAAAAACACGACGTCCCATTATCACCTGGTAA
- the proB gene encoding glutamate 5-kinase has translation MREQFKECKRIVIKIGTHTITQHDGTIDQKHLEHLIQQIVRLKQAQSFNRDVVVVSSGAVGAGMMLLNMNKRPRILAELQACAAVGQGHLMHLYEMEFQRAGMHTAQLLLAEEDFTNRERYLNFRNTLQALFARQVIPVVNENDPVATHELKLGDNDTLAAYVATNINADLLIMLSDIEGLYDRNPKEFHHAKLVPEVCELNTEVENFAGKKKTSLGVGGMKTKINAARICMQSGVHMIIAKGKQQQIITDIVAGKAFGTLFVAQKKIASRERWILFTKPKGVLIIDDGAKNALFHQKSLLPSGIKDVKGTFQVGDLVSLQTSSLMNSEKKDVVIGQGLVEYAVQDIVKIKGKQTKEIPQILGYAPSDAIVRKENLVLHDPPKK, from the coding sequence ATGCGAGAACAATTCAAGGAATGTAAGCGTATTGTTATCAAAATTGGGACACATACGATTACTCAACATGATGGTACGATTGATCAGAAGCACTTGGAGCATTTAATCCAGCAGATTGTTCGTTTAAAGCAGGCTCAATCATTCAACCGTGATGTTGTTGTTGTTTCTTCAGGTGCTGTTGGCGCTGGCATGATGCTCCTGAACATGAATAAACGGCCGCGTATTCTTGCCGAGTTACAGGCCTGTGCTGCGGTTGGTCAAGGCCACCTGATGCATCTGTACGAAATGGAATTTCAGCGCGCAGGTATGCATACTGCACAACTCTTACTAGCTGAAGAGGATTTTACGAATAGAGAACGTTACCTTAATTTCAGGAATACATTACAAGCTCTTTTTGCCCGTCAGGTTATTCCTGTTGTGAATGAAAACGATCCGGTTGCAACCCATGAACTGAAGCTTGGTGATAATGATACCTTAGCAGCTTATGTAGCAACCAATATCAATGCTGATCTTCTGATTATGCTTTCTGATATTGAGGGCCTGTATGATCGTAACCCTAAGGAATTTCACCATGCCAAGCTTGTCCCGGAAGTATGTGAGTTAAATACTGAGGTAGAGAATTTTGCAGGGAAGAAAAAAACAAGCTTAGGTGTTGGCGGTATGAAGACCAAGATTAATGCTGCACGGATATGTATGCAATCTGGTGTTCATATGATTATTGCCAAAGGGAAACAACAGCAGATTATTACTGATATTGTCGCAGGAAAGGCCTTTGGTACGCTTTTTGTAGCCCAAAAGAAAATCGCAAGTCGAGAGCGATGGATTCTCTTCACGAAACCAAAGGGCGTCCTTATTATTGATGATGGTGCAAAAAATGCGCTTTTCCACCAAAAAAGTCTGCTTCCGTCGGGAATTAAAGATGTCAAGGGAACATTTCAGGTTGGTGATCTTGTCTCTCTCCAAACGAGTTCATTGATGAATTCAGAGAAGAAAGATGTTGTTATCGGTCAAGGATTGGTTGAATATGCTGTTCAGGATATTGTTAAAATTAAAGGAAAACAAACAAAAGAGATCCCACAGATTCTAGGATATGCTCCCTCTGATGCTATTGTCCGTAAAGAAAATCTTGTGCTTCATGATCCTCCAAAAAAATAG
- a CDS encoding VTT domain-containing protein, whose amino-acid sequence MKKRQVLIGIVMIIMTTGLLTLTIGRQLIQGIEPSLSSFFIVHFAGYLVFLHMPVEVLIPFYVSYGYDPFILFIGAIGTAMVAQFIDYGIGYLFSYSIIHHVIGERKSEKLKRAIEKYGNIAIFGFNLLPLSSPILITTVAMVRYPFRLAVFYSFLGLTVKYLILIYGFYFFGGS is encoded by the coding sequence ATGAAGAAGAGACAAGTCCTGATTGGCATTGTAATGATTATTATGACCACGGGACTCCTTACCTTAACGATTGGACGCCAACTTATCCAAGGCATTGAGCCTAGTCTCTCTTCCTTCTTTATTGTTCATTTTGCAGGATACCTGGTCTTTCTCCACATGCCGGTTGAAGTCCTTATTCCCTTCTATGTTAGCTATGGCTATGATCCCTTTATTCTGTTCATTGGTGCAATAGGCACGGCAATGGTCGCACAGTTCATTGATTATGGCATAGGTTATCTTTTTAGTTACAGCATCATCCACCATGTTATTGGAGAGAGAAAATCTGAAAAATTAAAGAGGGCAATTGAAAAGTATGGGAACATTGCAATTTTTGGTTTTAATCTCTTGCCGTTATCCTCACCAATTCTCATCACGACCGTAGCTATGGTAAGATATCCTTTTCGTCTTGCAGTTTTCTATAGTTTTCTTGGTTTAACCGTAAAGTACCTTATCCTCATCTATGGATTCTATTTTTTTGGAGGATCATGA
- a CDS encoding type II/IV secretion system ATPase subunit → MTKKLVETYTVIADEVPAVVRIFQDSRENVLTYDLEMPEIGPATQALLDVLTEELADTVPLDIATITDLEELSILKKEFLSTAKALLIRHVGNENKDQNILAGILLHRIFGLGFIDVILADNYLEELTINSSKHHIAVYHKRLGWCTTSQQLKDEEQIYNLAAQIGRKVGREINILHPIMDAHLLTGDRVAATMFPISTAGNTLTIRRFARNPWTIIALLSPETKTLNKEIAAFLWLAVQYELNILVAGGTASGKTSMLNSICGFMPPTQRIISIEDTREINLPKELEWNWVPLTSRPKNPEGQGEVTMLDLMVASLRMRPDRIIVGEMRRREQAEALFEAMHTGHSVYATMHADTVHQVKRRLLEPPIQIPKTELEALHLILVQYRDRRRGLRRTLELAEILSGTEKEVQLNILFRWHPRSDTIEKVNQSVRVVEDLNLHTGMTIAEIHEDLKQKEAILQWMFNHHLLDITVFGRIMKYYYVHPNEVINAALTNENPTKFLT, encoded by the coding sequence ATGACAAAAAAACTCGTTGAAACCTACACGGTTATTGCAGATGAGGTTCCTGCAGTTGTTCGTATCTTTCAAGACTCAAGAGAGAATGTCCTTACCTATGATCTTGAAATGCCAGAGATTGGTCCTGCAACACAGGCATTGCTTGATGTACTTACTGAAGAACTGGCTGATACTGTCCCTTTAGACATAGCAACCATTACTGACCTTGAAGAATTAAGCATTCTGAAAAAGGAATTTCTGAGCACAGCAAAAGCTTTGCTCATTCGTCATGTAGGGAATGAGAATAAAGATCAGAATATCCTTGCGGGAATACTCCTTCACCGCATTTTTGGATTAGGCTTTATTGATGTCATTCTTGCCGATAATTACCTTGAGGAATTAACGATTAATAGTTCCAAGCACCATATTGCTGTTTATCATAAACGATTGGGATGGTGCACAACGTCACAGCAATTGAAAGATGAAGAACAGATCTATAATCTGGCTGCCCAGATTGGAAGAAAAGTAGGAAGAGAGATTAATATCCTACATCCTATTATGGATGCTCATCTCCTGACCGGGGATCGTGTCGCAGCAACCATGTTTCCTATTTCAACAGCGGGAAATACCTTAACCATTCGCCGGTTTGCGAGAAATCCCTGGACTATTATTGCCTTGCTTTCCCCAGAAACAAAAACCTTGAATAAGGAAATTGCAGCGTTTCTCTGGCTAGCAGTACAGTATGAACTTAATATTCTTGTTGCTGGTGGCACTGCATCCGGAAAAACAAGCATGTTGAACAGCATCTGTGGATTTATGCCACCAACCCAACGTATTATCTCTATAGAAGATACTCGCGAGATTAATCTCCCCAAAGAACTCGAGTGGAACTGGGTTCCTTTAACGAGCAGGCCTAAAAACCCTGAAGGTCAAGGTGAAGTGACCATGCTCGATCTCATGGTTGCCAGTTTACGCATGAGACCAGATCGCATCATTGTTGGAGAAATGAGAAGGCGAGAGCAGGCAGAAGCGCTCTTTGAGGCAATGCATACGGGACATAGTGTCTATGCAACCATGCATGCCGATACCGTCCATCAAGTAAAGCGGAGATTATTAGAACCCCCAATACAAATTCCCAAAACTGAACTTGAGGCATTACATCTTATCCTTGTGCAATACAGAGACAGAAGACGTGGATTGCGACGAACACTTGAACTTGCAGAAATTCTGAGTGGTACTGAAAAGGAAGTGCAATTAAATATCTTATTTCGGTGGCATCCTCGTTCAGATACCATTGAAAAAGTCAATCAAAGTGTTCGCGTGGTTGAGGATCTTAATCTCCATACGGGAATGACTATTGCAGAGATTCATGAGGACTTAAAGCAGAAAGAAGCAATCCTCCAATGGATGTTTAATCATCATTTGCTTGATATAACTGTTTTTGGCCGTATTATGAAATATTATTATGTACACCCAAATGAGGTTATCAATGCTGCGCTTACCAATGAGAACCCAACCAAGTTCTTAACGTAA
- the purH gene encoding bifunctional phosphoribosylaminoimidazolecarboxamide formyltransferase/IMP cyclohydrolase, whose translation MIKRALVSVSNKEGIVAFVSQLVSLGVEIVSTGGTAALLKKHKLPVVDVASYTQFPEMLDGRVKTLHPKVFAGILAQRANNDHLKQMETAKIPFIDMVVVNLYPFEETIAHAKVTEAEAIEQIDVGGPSLLRAAAKNYADVIVVCDPSDYTMITDALRNGNVPQEMRRQLAFKVFQRVSLYDAAISTYLQQMCGQSSHDKQSCQPSQNNENKEIFPSMLDLHFSLVQHLRYGENPYQQGAFYREQNIPEPCIANAKQLHGKGLSYNNILDANDAIELIKEFTAPTAAVLKHTNPCGVASATSIEQAIHLAMGSDSMSAFGGVVILNRNCTKAVAEYLKPLFLEIIICPAFQKDALAILQEKKNIRLLETGKLVRTTAGFDMKKVLGGILIQTRTFPKLTKEGLRVVTKQKPNDAQSKAMMFAWSVCKQVKSNAIVYAQMLKDGELQTTGIGAGQMSRVDAVKIASFKAGDLARSSVMASDAFFPFRDGLDEAAKAGIKAIIQPGGSIRDQEVIDAADEHGMVMVFTGFRTFKH comes from the coding sequence ATGATCAAACGCGCTTTGGTGAGTGTTTCCAATAAAGAAGGGATTGTTGCGTTTGTTTCTCAGTTGGTTTCTTTAGGTGTTGAAATAGTCTCCACAGGAGGTACGGCTGCATTACTCAAGAAGCACAAGCTTCCTGTTGTTGATGTTGCAAGCTACACACAATTCCCTGAGATGTTAGACGGACGAGTAAAAACTCTCCATCCAAAGGTATTTGCTGGTATCCTTGCCCAACGTGCTAACAATGATCATCTCAAACAAATGGAGACGGCAAAGATCCCGTTCATTGATATGGTCGTTGTTAATCTTTATCCTTTTGAGGAGACCATTGCTCATGCAAAGGTAACCGAAGCAGAGGCTATTGAGCAGATTGATGTTGGAGGTCCAAGCTTACTCCGAGCAGCAGCAAAGAACTATGCAGATGTCATAGTGGTATGCGATCCTTCTGATTATACCATGATTACTGATGCATTGCGTAACGGTAATGTCCCTCAGGAAATGCGAAGGCAGTTAGCGTTTAAAGTGTTTCAGCGAGTTTCTCTGTATGATGCTGCCATTAGTACGTATCTGCAGCAAATGTGCGGGCAAAGCAGCCATGACAAGCAAAGCTGTCAACCATCACAAAACAACGAGAATAAAGAGATTTTTCCCTCTATGCTCGATCTCCATTTTAGTTTGGTTCAGCATTTGCGCTATGGAGAAAACCCTTATCAACAGGGAGCATTTTATCGTGAACAAAATATACCTGAACCTTGCATTGCAAATGCCAAACAGCTTCATGGAAAGGGGCTTTCCTACAATAACATCTTAGACGCTAACGATGCCATTGAATTAATCAAGGAATTTACCGCACCAACAGCAGCGGTGTTGAAACATACCAATCCCTGTGGCGTGGCTAGCGCTACCTCTATTGAACAGGCCATTCACTTAGCAATGGGCTCTGATAGTATGTCAGCCTTTGGTGGTGTTGTGATATTAAACAGAAACTGTACCAAAGCTGTTGCTGAATATCTCAAGCCATTATTTCTTGAGATCATTATTTGTCCTGCCTTTCAAAAGGATGCACTGGCCATTCTCCAAGAGAAAAAGAACATCCGTCTATTGGAAACAGGAAAACTTGTTCGTACAACTGCTGGTTTTGACATGAAAAAGGTTCTTGGTGGCATACTTATCCAGACAAGAACGTTTCCTAAACTTACGAAAGAAGGTCTTCGTGTAGTCACCAAACAAAAGCCCAATGATGCGCAAAGCAAGGCCATGATGTTTGCATGGTCAGTCTGTAAACAGGTAAAATCAAATGCCATTGTCTATGCTCAGATGCTTAAGGACGGTGAACTGCAAACAACAGGTATAGGAGCGGGACAGATGTCACGAGTAGATGCAGTGAAAATCGCTTCGTTTAAAGCAGGAGATCTTGCACGTTCCTCAGTTATGGCCTCTGATGCGTTCTTTCCCTTCCGTGATGGGCTTGATGAGGCTGCAAAGGCAGGAATAAAAGCTATCATCCAACCGGGAGGATCTATCCGTGATCAAGAGGTAATCGATGCAGCAGACGAGCATGGCATGGTCATGGTATTTACTGGTTTCCGAACCTTCAAACACTAG